In Musa acuminata AAA Group cultivar baxijiao chromosome BXJ2-3, Cavendish_Baxijiao_AAA, whole genome shotgun sequence, the following proteins share a genomic window:
- the LOC103977950 gene encoding protein FAR1-RELATED SEQUENCE 6 isoform X1, translating into MEQDESPLESSDEELICDKDSGNQERMEKRVAGLEIVNAPEPGMTFPSLDALVEYYKKYGKQEGFRVSRKSRTISSSGKIEHVTIACSREGKPYIYKRNILQPKPTTKTGCKARVNATLFENMSCRINSVRLEHSHSLVPRKSRFCMCNRDLSIGAQKRLELNNMTGTGVNRNDTTCSVQAGGCETAPTLEKDCKNSVEKASKFWLGVGDAEAIFDYFIRMKSKNSSFFYAMDVDEESRIKNVLWADARSRAAYEEFGDVVTIDTTYLTNKYDMPFVPFVGVNHHGQSILFGCGLLSNEDTMTFTWLFRAFLSCMSGRAPNAIITDQDKAMQKAIETVFPGIRHRWCLWHIMKKLPEKFKGYRVYEEMRKLMQNAVYDSFTKEEFEESWTKFIEKFNLYDNAWLKGLYEERHRWVPAFVKDSFWAGMSTTQRSQRMNPFFDGLVYSKTTMKQFVEQYDVALESKVEREDQADFQSFNSWVPCVTHFDIEKQFQQVYTIDKFKEFQQEMVAKLYCEVTLAGGSDGISEYDVSEDVLIGDDDDQHHKLVHFKVHFTEGDCEVQCSCHLFEFKGIICRHMISVLVKRQISSVPSRYILPRWRKDLKRRHMKVRVGYCGWSNNPKAQRYDYIHNKFDEAADMAVESDEYSEMLWSCIDDFQKRINKSDVDGKGTQHPSARLTIENRLLSPLALRRQGRPSTKRKVSKVEQTIKKHLQPKKKGQSSGEHDQQVSQHHQTVDTYARDIVGATAQGSTEIGTQETILQANATYGQYPGQVLNMQHVGSNPLLPPLVQVAPEIRGPTWSQHGVSDYPFQGYNDNK; encoded by the exons ATGGAACAGGATGAATCTCCACTTGAGTCTAGTGACGAGGAGCTTATCTGTGACAAAGATAGTGGGAATCAGGAACGAATGGAGAAAAGAGTTGCTGGCCTGGAAATCGTAAATGCACCTGAGCCTGGAATGACTTTTCCTTCTTTGGATGCTCTTGTTGAATACTACAAGAAATATGGAAAGCAAGAAGGTTTTCGGGTTAGTAGAAAATCAAGAACAATCTCAAGTTCTGGAAAAATAGAACATGTGACAATTGCATGTTCGCGAGAGGGAAAGCCATACATCTATAAACGGAATATTCTACAACCCAAACCGACAACAAAAACTGGATGCAAAGCTCGAGTTAATGCTACTCTGTTTGAAAATATGAGCTGTAGAATCAATTCAGTTAGGCTTGAACACAGTCATTCTCTGGTTCCGAGAAAATCACGCTTCTGCATGTGCAACAGGGATTTATCTATAGGTGCACAAAAAAGACTCGAATTGAATAATATGACAGGGACTGGTGTAAATAGGAATGACACAACTTGTAGTGTTCAGGCTGGGGGTTGTGAGACTGCACCAACTTTGGAGAAAGATTGCAAGAATTCTGTTGAGAAGGCAAGTAAGTTTTGGCTGGGTGTGGGTGATGCTGAAGCAATTTTTGATTACTTTATTCGTATGAAATCAAAGAATTCAAGCTTTTTTTATGCAATGGATGTTGATGAAGAATCCCGAATTAAAAATGTGTTATGGGCCGATGCAAGGAGCAGGGCAGCATATGAAGAGTTTGGTGATGTTGTTACAATTGATACAACATATTTGACAAATAAATATGACATGCCTTTTGTACCTTTTGTAGGTGTTAACCACCATGGCCAGTCAATTTTATTTGGATGTGGCTTGCTGTCAAATGAAGACACCATGACATTTACATGGTTGTTTAGAGCTTTTCTTTCATGTATGTCTGGGCGTGCTCCAAATGCTATCATCACAGATCAAGACAAGGCCATGCAAAAAGCTATTGAGACTGTATTCCCGGGCATTCGTCACCGATGGTGTTTGTGGCACATAATGAAGAAACTGCCAGAGAAGTTTAAGGGTTATAGGGTGTATGAAGAAATGAGAAAATTGATGCAAAATGCAGTTTATGATTCATTCACAAAGGAGGAATTTGAAGAAAGTTGGACTAAATTCATCGAgaaatttaatttatatgataATGCATGGTTAAAAGGTTTATATGAAGAGCGGCACCGATGGGTCCctgcatttgtgaaagattctttCTGGGCTGGGATGTCTACAACGCAAAGGAGTCAAAGGATGAATCCTTTCTTCGATGGGCTTGTATATTCGAAGACAACGATGAAGCAATTTGTTGAGCAGTATGATGTTGCATTGGAAAGTAAAGTCGAGAGAGAAGACCAAGCGGATTTTCAGTCCTTCAACTCATGGGTCCCCTGTGTAACTCATTTTGATATAGAAAaacaatttcaacaagtttataccATCGACAAGTTTAAAGAATTTCAGCAAGAGATGGTAGCAAAGCTTTATTGTGAAGTCACTTTAGCAGGTGGGAGTGATGGAATCTCGGAGTATGATGTGTCTGAGGATGTCTTGATCGGGGATGATGATGATCAACATCATAAGCTGGTCCACTTCAAGGTGCATTTCACCGAGGGTGATTGTGAAGTTCAGTGTAGCTGTCACTTGTTTGAATTTAAGGGAATCATATGCAGGCATATGATATCTGTCCTAGTAAAGAGGCAAATTTCTAGTGTTCCGTCAAGATACATTCTACCACGATGGAGGAAAGATTTGAAAAGACGTCATATGAAGGTGAGAGTTGGTTATTGCGGTTGGAGCAATAATCCAAAGGCCCAACGATATGATTATATACACAATAAGTTTGATGAGGCAGCAGACATGGCAGTTGAGTCTGATGAGTACTCTGAGATGCTTTGGAGTTGTATTGATGATTTCCAGAAAAGAATAAATAAAAGTGATGTGGATGGCAAGGGCACTCAACACCCTTCTGCAAGACTAACCATCGAAAACAGACTGCTTAGTCCTCTAGCTCTTCGTAGGCAGGGGCGTCCTTCGACAAAAAGAAAGGTATCCAAGGTTGAGCAAACTATAAAGAAACACCTGCAACCCAAAAAGAAGGGTCAAAGTAGTGGCGAACACGACCAACAG GTATCACAACACCACCAAACTGTTGACACCTATGCACGCGATATCGTAGGGGCAACTGCACAAGGCTCCACTGAGATTGGAACGCAAGAAACCATTTTGCAG GCAAATGCGACTTATGGTCAATATCCTGGCCAAGTCCTAAATATGCAACATGTGGGTAGCAATCCTCTACTGCCGCCGCTTGTTCAAGTTGCACCAG AAATAAGAGGTCCCACGTGGAGTCAGCACGGAGTGTCTGATTACCCGTTTCAGGGATACAACGATAACAAATGA
- the LOC103977950 gene encoding protein FAR1-RELATED SEQUENCE 9 isoform X2, whose translation MEQDESPLESSDEELICDKDSGNQERMEKRVAGLEIVNAPEPGMTFPSLDALVEYYKKYGKQEGFRVSRKSRTISSSGKIEHVTIACSREGKPYIYKRNILQPKPTTKTGCKARVNATLFENMSCRINSVRLEHSHSLVPRKSRFCMCNRDLSIGAQKRLELNNMTGTGVNRNDTTCSVQAGGCETAPTLEKDCKNSVEKASVNHHGQSILFGCGLLSNEDTMTFTWLFRAFLSCMSGRAPNAIITDQDKAMQKAIETVFPGIRHRWCLWHIMKKLPEKFKGYRVYEEMRKLMQNAVYDSFTKEEFEESWTKFIEKFNLYDNAWLKGLYEERHRWVPAFVKDSFWAGMSTTQRSQRMNPFFDGLVYSKTTMKQFVEQYDVALESKVEREDQADFQSFNSWVPCVTHFDIEKQFQQVYTIDKFKEFQQEMVAKLYCEVTLAGGSDGISEYDVSEDVLIGDDDDQHHKLVHFKVHFTEGDCEVQCSCHLFEFKGIICRHMISVLVKRQISSVPSRYILPRWRKDLKRRHMKVRVGYCGWSNNPKAQRYDYIHNKFDEAADMAVESDEYSEMLWSCIDDFQKRINKSDVDGKGTQHPSARLTIENRLLSPLALRRQGRPSTKRKVSKVEQTIKKHLQPKKKGQSSGEHDQQVSQHHQTVDTYARDIVGATAQGSTEIGTQETILQANATYGQYPGQVLNMQHVGSNPLLPPLVQVAPEIRGPTWSQHGVSDYPFQGYNDNK comes from the exons ATGGAACAGGATGAATCTCCACTTGAGTCTAGTGACGAGGAGCTTATCTGTGACAAAGATAGTGGGAATCAGGAACGAATGGAGAAAAGAGTTGCTGGCCTGGAAATCGTAAATGCACCTGAGCCTGGAATGACTTTTCCTTCTTTGGATGCTCTTGTTGAATACTACAAGAAATATGGAAAGCAAGAAGGTTTTCGGGTTAGTAGAAAATCAAGAACAATCTCAAGTTCTGGAAAAATAGAACATGTGACAATTGCATGTTCGCGAGAGGGAAAGCCATACATCTATAAACGGAATATTCTACAACCCAAACCGACAACAAAAACTGGATGCAAAGCTCGAGTTAATGCTACTCTGTTTGAAAATATGAGCTGTAGAATCAATTCAGTTAGGCTTGAACACAGTCATTCTCTGGTTCCGAGAAAATCACGCTTCTGCATGTGCAACAGGGATTTATCTATAGGTGCACAAAAAAGACTCGAATTGAATAATATGACAGGGACTGGTGTAAATAGGAATGACACAACTTGTAGTGTTCAGGCTGGGGGTTGTGAGACTGCACCAACTTTGGAGAAAGATTGCAAGAATTCTGTTGAGAAGGCAA GTGTTAACCACCATGGCCAGTCAATTTTATTTGGATGTGGCTTGCTGTCAAATGAAGACACCATGACATTTACATGGTTGTTTAGAGCTTTTCTTTCATGTATGTCTGGGCGTGCTCCAAATGCTATCATCACAGATCAAGACAAGGCCATGCAAAAAGCTATTGAGACTGTATTCCCGGGCATTCGTCACCGATGGTGTTTGTGGCACATAATGAAGAAACTGCCAGAGAAGTTTAAGGGTTATAGGGTGTATGAAGAAATGAGAAAATTGATGCAAAATGCAGTTTATGATTCATTCACAAAGGAGGAATTTGAAGAAAGTTGGACTAAATTCATCGAgaaatttaatttatatgataATGCATGGTTAAAAGGTTTATATGAAGAGCGGCACCGATGGGTCCctgcatttgtgaaagattctttCTGGGCTGGGATGTCTACAACGCAAAGGAGTCAAAGGATGAATCCTTTCTTCGATGGGCTTGTATATTCGAAGACAACGATGAAGCAATTTGTTGAGCAGTATGATGTTGCATTGGAAAGTAAAGTCGAGAGAGAAGACCAAGCGGATTTTCAGTCCTTCAACTCATGGGTCCCCTGTGTAACTCATTTTGATATAGAAAaacaatttcaacaagtttataccATCGACAAGTTTAAAGAATTTCAGCAAGAGATGGTAGCAAAGCTTTATTGTGAAGTCACTTTAGCAGGTGGGAGTGATGGAATCTCGGAGTATGATGTGTCTGAGGATGTCTTGATCGGGGATGATGATGATCAACATCATAAGCTGGTCCACTTCAAGGTGCATTTCACCGAGGGTGATTGTGAAGTTCAGTGTAGCTGTCACTTGTTTGAATTTAAGGGAATCATATGCAGGCATATGATATCTGTCCTAGTAAAGAGGCAAATTTCTAGTGTTCCGTCAAGATACATTCTACCACGATGGAGGAAAGATTTGAAAAGACGTCATATGAAGGTGAGAGTTGGTTATTGCGGTTGGAGCAATAATCCAAAGGCCCAACGATATGATTATATACACAATAAGTTTGATGAGGCAGCAGACATGGCAGTTGAGTCTGATGAGTACTCTGAGATGCTTTGGAGTTGTATTGATGATTTCCAGAAAAGAATAAATAAAAGTGATGTGGATGGCAAGGGCACTCAACACCCTTCTGCAAGACTAACCATCGAAAACAGACTGCTTAGTCCTCTAGCTCTTCGTAGGCAGGGGCGTCCTTCGACAAAAAGAAAGGTATCCAAGGTTGAGCAAACTATAAAGAAACACCTGCAACCCAAAAAGAAGGGTCAAAGTAGTGGCGAACACGACCAACAG GTATCACAACACCACCAAACTGTTGACACCTATGCACGCGATATCGTAGGGGCAACTGCACAAGGCTCCACTGAGATTGGAACGCAAGAAACCATTTTGCAG GCAAATGCGACTTATGGTCAATATCCTGGCCAAGTCCTAAATATGCAACATGTGGGTAGCAATCCTCTACTGCCGCCGCTTGTTCAAGTTGCACCAG AAATAAGAGGTCCCACGTGGAGTCAGCACGGAGTGTCTGATTACCCGTTTCAGGGATACAACGATAACAAATGA
- the LOC135607276 gene encoding protein ENDOSPERM DEFECTIVE 1-like gives MIAESDLHFSDIPLPPPSGSDAEGKHRSLPPPTPVPSATQPPVPTPLATDRKSRRPRARQISSRYLSPSSSPYPSSSSSVYSSETLRFAASPRNGFAAPSSVAILSKKHQQQKPHRSHPSSPGPELEEADENQPLASVRRSSETPLPFSAHGKPIGTIKKRAVVRLFTDNHSDAAEQPPRLDDPGRRPRPGTPVAHHRVLDSTTVLRTNTRPPTPSRVSLFPSDGYRWAHGSGDCGLDETTENSFSDTETCSVSSQGGLCDSPPLLPLASCRSRLATDVRSSMPEADLLPTMSARRQDGAEVSSCRSSTSSLFLRSLSSAFSGRQQQHPFNLSKSVNRPLFSSKPPQPPSAKPAAEVKKVNKALGRQEDAHVLRLLDNCYVQWRFLNAKARGTVEARGVAAQKSLCGLSGRIAELQSSVMEKRIQLEQLKRRERLLFIIHHQMPHLDEWTVLEDDYSSSLLGATKALQDASLRLPIAGNVRVDTRELREVMDSALLMLELLSPCVARFLSKAEDVDHVASGLASVISTQRVLVEECGNLLSEAHVLQVKECSLRTQLIQVKHRRTQ, from the exons ATGATTGCGGAATCCGATCTCCATTTCTCCGACATTCCTCTTCCTCCCCCCTCCGGATCAGATGCCGAGGGGAAGCACCGCAGCCTCCCCCCTCCTACTCCGGTGCCGTCGGCGACGCAACCACCAGTCCCCACCCCTCTGGCCACTGATCGGAAGTCCCGCCGCCCCCGCGCGAGGCAGATCAGCTCTCGCTACCTGTCCCCTTCCTCTTCCCCttacccttcctcttcctcctccgtctATTCTTCTGAAACCCTACGCTTCGCCGCCTCTCCAAGAAATGGGTTCGCCGCTCCCTCCTCCGTCGCAATCCTTTCCAAGAAGCACCAGCAGCAGAAACCCCACCGTAGCCACCCGTCTTCTCCCGGGCCCGAACTCGAGGAGGCCGACGAGAACCAGCCCCTGGCATCCGTCAGGCGGAGCTCGGAGACCCCCCTCCCCTTCTCCGCCCACGGCAAGCCTATCGGCACCATCAAGAAGCGGGCCGTCGTCCGATTGTTCACCGACAACCACAGCGACGCTGCAGAGCAGCCGCCGAGGCTGGATGATCCTGGGCGGAGGCCGAGACCGGGAACCCCGGTGGCGCACCACCGTGTCCTGGATAGCACCACCGTTCTGAGGACGAACACTCGACCCCCTACGCCCTCCCGGGTGAGCCTCTTCCCTTCCGATGGCTACCGCTGGGCTCATGGAAGCGGCGACTGCGGGTTGGATGAAACCACGGAGAATTCCTTTTCCGACACGGAGACTTGCAGCGTTAGCAGTCAGGGTGGCCTCTGCGACAGCCCGCCCCTCCTCCCTCTTGCGTCTTGCAGATCGAGGCTGGCCACCGACGTCCGGTCGTCCATGCCGGAGGCGGACCTGCTGCCCACCATGTCGGCCAGACGGCAAGACGGGGCCGAGGTCTCTTCTTGTAGATCATCTACCAGCTCGCTTTTCTTGCGCTCCCTGAGCTCGGCTTTCTCCGGCCGCCAACAGCAGCACCCCTTCAATTTGAGCAAGTCCGTCAATAGGCCTCTCTTCTCGTCTAAGCCACCACAACCTCCGAGTGCTAAACCAGCCGCCGAGGTGAAGAAGGTGAACAAGGCACTGGGCCGACAGGAGGATGCCCATGTGCTTAGGCTTCTCGACAACTGCTATGTGCAGTGGAGATTTCTCAATGCGAAAGCTCGGGGGACGGTGGAAGCTCGGGGAGTTGCGGCTCAG AAATCACTGTGTGGGCTTTCCGGGAGGATTGCAGAGCTTCAAAGCTCTGTTATGGAGAAGAGGATCCAGCTTGAACAGCTCAAAAGAAGAGAGAGGTTATTGTTCATCATCCATCATCAA ATGCCACATTTGGACGAGTGGACCGTTCTTGAAGATGATTATTCAAGCTCTCTTTTAGGGGCAACAAAGGCTTTGCAGGATGCTTCACTTCGACTCCCGATTGCGGGGAATGTGAGG GTAGATACTCGTGAACTTAGGGAAGTTATGGATTCTGCATTACTTATGCTGGAATTACTGTCTCCGTGTGTGGCAAGATTTCTATCAAAG GCTGAAGATGTCGATCATGTAGCTTCGGGCCTGGCAAGTGTGATCAGTACTCAAAGGGTTTTGGTTGAGGAATGTGGAAATCTTTTATCAGAGGCACATGTGTTGCAG GTGAAGGAATGCAGCTTAAGAACCCAGCTTATTCAGGTTAAACACAGGCGCACACAGTAG
- the LOC103977951 gene encoding aspartyl protease family protein At5g10770-like — translation MAASLSSSFPSYAAYLLLMLTLAVCSHVGGEQGSHRKVDVRSLFPDKECSPSKGTASSNFTRLTVAHRHGPCSPLHHRQVLSHQQILERDRFRVDWLHRQISSSPTSATKVKVQPQDSAVEASAIPARSGSSLGVGNYVVTVGFGTPKRDQTVVFDTGSDVTWIQCQPCASYCYLQQDPIFDPSHSSTYANISCGSAYCSDLDVSGCSSSTCLYGVKYGDKSYTIGFFAEEKLTLTDADVIPNFRFGCGEKNRGLFGRISGLMGLGRNKASLVVQGYQKYGGVFAYCLPSTSSSTGFLTFGSGSYSSSSNVKFTPMLTDASSPSFYFLDLVAISVGGQRLPISATVFSNAGTIIDSGTVISRLPPTAYSALRSAFRQGMSSYKAAAPDSLLDTCYDFTGYTTVSIPTVALEFSDGVTMNLDFGGILYALSQSQVCLAFAANSDDGDLGIVGNVQQRTFTVVYDVSKKVIGFGPGGC, via the exons ATGGCTGCTTCTCTTTCCTCAAGTTTCCCCTCCTATGCTGCTTACCTTCTTCTGATGCTTACTCTTGCTGTATGCTCCCATGTCGGAGGAGAACAAGGAAGCCATCGAAAGGTTGACGTCCGCTCTTTGTTCCCCGACAAAGAGTGTTCACCATCCAAAG GTACCGCCAGCTCCAACTTCACGAGACTGACGGTAGCTCACCGGCACGGCCCATGCTCGCCGCTGCACCACCGGCAGGTCCTCTCCCACCAGCAAATCCTAGAGCGAGATCGATTCCGAGTCGACTGGCTCCACCGGCAGATCTCCTCCTCTCCTACCTCCGCGACCAAGGTGAAGGTGCAACCGCAGGACTCGGCGGTGGAGGCATCGGCGATCCCAGCCCGAAGCGGCAGCTCCCTCGGCGTCGGGAACTACGTCGTGACGGTCGGCTTCGGCACCCCCAAGCGGGACCAGACCGTCGTCTTCGACACCGGCAGCGACGTCACCTGGATCCAGTGCCAGCCATGCGCCTCCTACTGCTACCTGCAGCAAGATCCCATCTTCGACCCCTCTCACTCGTCGACGTACGCCAACATCTCCTGCGGCTCTGCCTATTGCTCCGACCTCGACGTCTCCGGCTGCAGCTCCTCCACCTGCCTCTACGGGGTGAAGTACGGCGACAAGTCCTACACCATCGGCTTCTTCGCCGAGGAGAAGCTCACGCTGACTGACGCCGACGTGATTCCCAATTTCCGGTTCGGGTGCGGCGAGAAGAACCGTGGGCTCTTCGGTAGGATCTCGGGGCTGATGGGCCTCGGCCGTAACAAGGCATCGCTGGTCGTGCAGGGGTACCAGAAGTACGGCGGGGTCTTCGCCTACTGCCTGCCGTCGACGTCGAGCTCTACGGGCTTCTTGACATTCGGCAGCGGCAGCTACTCGTCCTCGTCCAACGTCAAGTTCACGCCGATGCTGACCGACGCGAGCTCGCCGTCGTTTTATTTCTTGGACTTGGTAGCTATAAGCGTCGGCGGGCAGCGCCTCCCGATATCGGCCACCGTCTTCTCCAACGCGGGCACGATCATCGACTCCGGCACGGTCATAAGCCGGCTGCCTCCGACGGCGTACTCGGCGCTCCGGTCGGCCTTCCGACAGGGGATGTCGAGCTACAAGGCGGCAGCCCCGGATTCCTTACTGGACACCTGCTACGACTTCACGGGATACACCACGGTGTCGATACCGACGGTGGCCTTGGAGTTCAGCGACGGTGTGACGATGAACCTGGACTTCGGGGGCATCCTCTACGCCCTGAGTCAGTCGCAGGTTTGCCTGGCCTTCGCCGCCAACAGTGACGATGGTGACCTGGGGATAGTGGGAAACGTGCAGCAGAGGACGTTCACTGTGGTGTACGATGTCTCGAAGAAGGTCATCGGATTTGGGCCGGGAGGCTGCTAA